A window of Longimicrobium sp. genomic DNA:
CAGGAGGATGCCGTCGACCAGGATCACGTCGCGCGGCTGCACGCGGATGCTCTCGGGCGCGCGCGTGTGGCGGGTGAAGTCGTACACCGGCTTCTCGATGGCCTCGCCCGCGATGAGCCGCTCGAGGTGGTGGATGAGGAGCGCGGTGTCGAGCGAGTCCGGGTGGTCGAAGTTGATGCGCTGCCGCTCTTCGATCGAAAGATCGCCGAGCTCCTTGTAGTACGAGTCGTAGTCCAGGAACACGGCCGAGTCCAGGTGCAGCGACTGGTAGATCCGCCGCGCCACGGTGGTCTTCCCCGAGCCGGTGCCCCCGGCGATGCCGATCAGGAACGGTTTCATCCGAACGAAAGTGCTGAGTGCTGAGTCACGGCTGCGCGGCGGGAACTTGCCGGGGAGGAGGGGATGGAGCAAGGCTGGGGGATGGAGATGGAGCAGTCGGCTGGGAGATATGGCGATGGCGCGGCCGCGGTGCGGAGGCCCTCTCCCCCCGACCCCCTCCCCCAAAACAGCCTGGGGGAGGGCGAGACCTCAGGTCGGAGAGAACGTTCGGTTCGGGTAGGATGGATCGGCCGGCAGTTACAACAGCAGAAGGCCCGCGAACCGTTGCCGGTTCGCGGGCCTTCGATTGTCCAGTTGGAAAACGTCAGGCGGTGAAGGAGCTGCCGCAGCCGCAGCCGCCGGTGGCGTTCGGGTTGTTGAAGGTGAAGCCGCTCCCCTGGAAGGTCGACACGTAGTCGATCTCCGTGCCCTGCAGGTACTGCAGGGAGAACGGGTCCACGAACAGGCGGATCCCCTGCGACTCGAAGGTCATGTCGTCGTCGCCGGGCTCGTCCTCGATGTTCAGGCCGTACTGGAAGCCCGAGCACCCGCCCGGCAGAACGCCCACCCGCAGCCCCGCGTTCTCGGCGGCGCCCTGCTCCTCGATGTATCGGCGAACCTCGCTGGCCGCCAGCGGCGTCAGGAGGACGGGGCTCGCCGGCGCCTCGGTGTTGACCGCCGTCACGCTCTCAGTCTGCATCGCTGCCCCCGGTTTTCTGAAGTTCAGGCGGAACCCAAGTCCCGCTCCATCAACAACTTGTACCCTCCGGAGACCCGCAGGTTTCGCGCCGCGAAGGCGCCCCGGAAGAGTTGGTTCACCCGTGAAGTATGTCGCAGCCCCGCGGGCGCGTCAATCCTCGCGCAAGCGGCGCGGCGCCGACCCGTTTGGGCGCCCCGGTAGCGCCGCATCCCGCCCGCCGATCCCCACCCGCGGGGCAGACGCGGCTTCATCTCCGGCGCGGAGCGCGTTAGGTTGCGTCGATCCCTCTACACGCTTCCCCTCGCCCCACGGCCGCATGCGGCGAAGCTTCCTGGGCCCGTTCCTGCTCGGCGCGCTCACCATGCTCCTGCTGGTGATTTTGGTCGTCTGGGCCGTGCCGGGGTGGCTTCCCCGCGGCGGGATCGTGATCCGCATCGGCCCGGCCGCGCCTTCCGCCCCCGCCCCGGCCGCCGCCCCGCGGCCGCCCGAGCGCCCGGCTCCGACGCCCGCGCCGGTCGCCGCACCGCCCGTCCCACCCGCCGCGCCGCCCGTCCAGCCCGCCGCTCCGGCCGACACCGCGGCGCCTCCCCGCGCGGCGGCGCCGGGACAGCTCCTGGTGCCCGTGCAGGGGGTGAAGCCGTCGCAGCTCACCGACACCTACACGCAGGCGCGCGGGCAGGGGCGCGTGCACGACGCCATCGACATCCGCGCGGCGCGGGGAACGCCGGTGCTGGCGGCGGCCGACGGCACGGTGCTCAAGCTCTTCAACAGCGAGCGCGGCGGGATCACCCTGTACGAGCTGGGACCCGACGGGCACACGATCTACTACTACGCGCACCTGGACCGCTACGCGCCCGGCATGGACGAGGGGAGAAGGCTGCGCCAGGGCGACGTGATCGGATACGTGGGGCACAGCGGGAACGCCGGCGCCGGAAACGACCACCTGCACTTCGAGATCACCACCGCCGCCGACCCCCGGCGGTGGTGGGCCGGTACGCCGCAGAACCCGTATCCGCTGCTGCGGCGCGGCATCAGCCGCTGATCGCCCCGTCCGACGGCCTCCTCTCCCACCGTCCCTCCGTACCCGCCCCGCCTCCCGCGCACGGTGCATTTCCCTACCGCGCGCCCCATGGGCTGCCCCACAAGAATCTCCCGACACACCCGACTTACGCGCCCCCCTCCCGGCGGTATCCTCGACGCGAACGCTGCGACTGCACGGAGGAGGCGACGATGACACGCATGGACGGACCGATCCGCATCGCGGGGCTCTCGCTGGCACTGGCGGCGCTGGCGGGCTCCGCGATGGCCCAGGCGCCGCGCGGCGCGTTCCCTTTCGCGCCCGGCGAGGCGTGCACCTACCGCGGCAGCGGGCCGCTGGGGCGCATGGGAAGCGGCACCTTCGCGGTGGACCCCGAGCAGGTGGACGGGCGCGGGGTGTACCTGCTGCGCTTCGACTTCCGCGGCCGCATGGGGATCTTCGGGGTGGAGAACCACACCCGCAGCTGGTTCGATCCGGCCGAGACGGCGTCGTTCCACTTCACCAAGATGGAGCGCTCGCCGGTGTCCACGAAGCGCCAGGACGTGCGCATGGACGCGCAGGCGCGACGCTGGACCGGCGGCCAGCGCGAGGGCGGCGAGATGCCCACGGGCGCGCCGCTGGACGAGCTGTCGTTCGTCTACTTCCTGCGCACGCTGCGGCTGGAGGAGGGAGACAGCTACACCTTCACCCGCCACTACGACACCGCGCGCAACCCGGTGCGCGTGCGGGTGATCGGCCGCGGGCGGATCCGCGTGCCGGCGGGCGAGTTCACCGCCGTGGAGGTGGAGATGCGGGTGCGCGACGCGAACCACTACGGCCGCGAAGGGGTGATCCAGTTCCACTTCACCGACGACGCGCGGCGCATCCCCATCCGCATGGAGTCGCAGATCCCCGTGGCGGGGCGGATGGTGCTGTCGCTCGAGGCCATCACGCCGACCTGCGGCGGGGCGACGACAGCGGCGAGACCGGCGGATTGAACTGAAGAGCTGAGTGCTGAGTGCGGGGGATGGAACGCACTCTGACGTGCAATCGAGCGGAGCCGGCGGAGAACACCTCCATTGGCTCCGCTGGCGTTGTGGCATCGGGCGGAGATCGGGACGGGCGGGTAAACCCGCGGCTGGAACATTGGAAAGCCTCGCAAACTGCGCGAGGCTTCAACTGCTCGCGGACGCAATGGCGGCGCGGATGGCCGCTCACCTCACACGGCAGCCGACCCACAGCCTGCGCAGCAGGCTTCCCAATGTTCCAGCCGCGGGTTTACCCGCCCGACCCGGCCCCGCGTAAGGAAATTCCCCGCCACCCCCTCGCAGATCCCTTCCACAGCCCCGAACCCGGTAGTCCCCCGCCCCACCGCACGTTCGGCCCTTCGCCCCGCAAGGGATGCGGTTGCACGCCGACAAATGGGCACCCCGGCGAG
This region includes:
- the udk gene encoding uridine kinase; translation: MKPFLIGIAGGTGSGKTTVARRIYQSLHLDSAVFLDYDSYYKELGDLSIEERQRINFDHPDSLDTALLIHHLERLIAGEAIEKPVYDFTRHTRAPESIRVQPRDVILVDGILLFADARLREMFDLKIFVDTEADVRFIRRLRRDLEERGRALESVIDQYLKTVRPMHFEFVEPTKRYADVILPRGGQNTAGIEVIAASIRERLAEKARRETASVG
- the erpA gene encoding iron-sulfur cluster insertion protein ErpA gives rise to the protein MQTESVTAVNTEAPASPVLLTPLAASEVRRYIEEQGAAENAGLRVGVLPGGCSGFQYGLNIEDEPGDDDMTFESQGIRLFVDPFSLQYLQGTEIDYVSTFQGSGFTFNNPNATGGCGCGSSFTA
- a CDS encoding M23 family metallopeptidase; translation: MRRSFLGPFLLGALTMLLLVILVVWAVPGWLPRGGIVIRIGPAAPSAPAPAAAPRPPERPAPTPAPVAAPPVPPAAPPVQPAAPADTAAPPRAAAPGQLLVPVQGVKPSQLTDTYTQARGQGRVHDAIDIRAARGTPVLAAADGTVLKLFNSERGGITLYELGPDGHTIYYYAHLDRYAPGMDEGRRLRQGDVIGYVGHSGNAGAGNDHLHFEITTAADPRRWWAGTPQNPYPLLRRGISR
- a CDS encoding DUF3108 domain-containing protein codes for the protein MTRMDGPIRIAGLSLALAALAGSAMAQAPRGAFPFAPGEACTYRGSGPLGRMGSGTFAVDPEQVDGRGVYLLRFDFRGRMGIFGVENHTRSWFDPAETASFHFTKMERSPVSTKRQDVRMDAQARRWTGGQREGGEMPTGAPLDELSFVYFLRTLRLEEGDSYTFTRHYDTARNPVRVRVIGRGRIRVPAGEFTAVEVEMRVRDANHYGREGVIQFHFTDDARRIPIRMESQIPVAGRMVLSLEAITPTCGGATTAARPAD